A genomic window from Labeo rohita strain BAU-BD-2019 chromosome 6, IGBB_LRoh.1.0, whole genome shotgun sequence includes:
- the stmn3 gene encoding stathmin-3 has product MDSTVSAYSEKLREMSVLSLLCSCLYSQPHPNTFGQFEDMEVKSLNKRASGQAFEVILKSPTEPSPERPQTLALPPQKKEPSLGELQRRLEAAEERRKSQEKQVLKQLAEKREREKVVLNKAQEVNNNYSKLTEEKLNHKMELIQENRMARLNALKQRLREKELHAAEVRKNKELHIELSG; this is encoded by the exons ATGGACAGCACAGTTTCAG CCTACTCTGAGAAGCTGAGAGAGATGTCGGTGTTGTCTCTCCTCTGCTCATGTTTGTATTCCCAGCCTCATCCCAACACCTTCGGTCAGTTTGAAG ATATGGAGGTGAAGTCACTGAATAAGCGAGCTTCTGGCCAGGCGTTTGAGGTCATCCTGAAAAGTCCAACTGAGCCGTCTCCAGAGAGACCCCAGACGCTGGCACTGCCGCCCCAGAAGAAGGAGCCTTCACTGGGGGAACTACAGAGGAGGCTGGAGGCTGCCGAGGAGAGACGGAAG TCTCAGGAGAAGCAGGTGCTGAAGCAGCTGGCAGAGAAACGGGAGCGTGAGAAGGTGGTGCTCAACAAGGCCCAGGAGGTCAACAACAACTACAGCAAGTTGACGGAGGAGAAACTCAACCACAAAATGGAGCTGATCCAAGAAAATCGCATGGCCCGTCTCAATGCTCTCAAGCAACGTCTGAGAGAGAAG GAGCTTCACGCTGCGGAAGTCCGTAAGAATAAGGAACTTCACATTGAGCTCTCTGGCTGA